The following coding sequences are from one Pelmatolapia mariae isolate MD_Pm_ZW linkage group LG4, Pm_UMD_F_2, whole genome shotgun sequence window:
- the glyr1 gene encoding cytokine-like nuclear factor N-PAC isoform X2 translates to MATVHLRIGDLVWGKLGRYPPWPGKIVSPPKDLKKPRGKKCHFVKFFGTEDHAWIKVEQLKPYHAHKEEMIKINKGKRFQQAVDAVEDFLKKAKGKEQNSDGKGDSKGKKTPNKPLKILDEDDEDLSALKDPSEKPVKDDPHFHHFLLSQSEKPASSMEPISKRLKIIEEVTGSTSIQAADSTAINGSITPTDKRIGFLGLGLMGSGIVSNLLKMGHIVTVWNRTAEKCDLFIQEGARLGRTPAEVASMCDITFSCVSDPKAARDLVLGPSGVLQGIRPGKCYVEMSTVDPETITELSQVITSRGGRFLEAPVAGSQQLSNDGMLVILAAGDRTVYEDCSSCFQAMGKTSFFLGEAGNAARMMLILNMVQGSFMATIAEGLTLAQATGQSQQTFLDILCQGQMASTFVDQKCQNILQGNFKPDYYLKHIQKDLRLAISMGDMANHPTPMAAAANEVYKRAKALDQSDNDISAVYRAYIH, encoded by the exons ATGGCGACGGTGCATCTGAGGATCGGGGATCTAGTGTG GGGGAAGCTCGGTCGTTACCCACCATGGCCAGGAAAG ATAGTGAGCCCCCCCAAGGACCTGAAAAAGCCCAGGGGCAAGAAATGCCACTTTGTGAAGTTCTTTGGAACAGAGGACCA TGCCTGGATCAAAGTAGAACAGCTGAAGCCGTACCATGCCCACAAAGAAGAGATGATCAAGATAAATAAAGGAAAGCGCTTCCAGCAAGCTGTTGATGCAGTGGAGGACTTCTTAAAGAAAGCAAAGGGGAAAGAACAG aACTCAGATGGCAAAGGAGACTCAAAAGGAAAGAAGACGCCCAACAAGCCACTAAAGATTCTggatgaggatgatgaggaCCTCAGTGCCCTAAAGGACCCCTCTGAGAAG CCTGTGAAGGATGATCCACATTTTCACCACTTTCTGCTCAGCCAGTCTGAAAAG CCAGCTTCGTCAATGGAGCCCATTAGCAAACGCCTGAAGATCATTGAAGAG GTCACAGGGTCAACATCTATCCAAGCAGCAGACAGCACAGCGATCAACGGCAGCATCACACCCACAGATAAACG AATAGGCTTCCTGGGTCTGGGGCTGATGGGTAGCGGCATTGTTTCCAACCTGTTGAAAATGGGTCATATCGTGACAGTGTGGAACCGCACTGCAGAAAAG TGTGACCTGTTCATCCAGGAGGGGGCACGGTTAGGCCGCACTCCTGCAGAAGTGGCCTCCATGTGTGACATCACCTTCTCCTGTGTGTCTGACCCTAAGGCTGCCAGAGAC TTGGTGTTGGGACCCAGTGGAGTGCTACAAGGAATCAGACCGGGCAAATGCTACGTAGAGATGTCTACAGTCGATCCAGAGACCATCACAGAGCTCTCGCAG GTGATCACGTCACGGGGCGGCCGCTTCCTGGAAGCTCCGGTGGCAGGAAGCCAGCAGCTGTCCAACGACGGGATGCTGGTCATCCTGGCAGCTGGCGACAGGACGGTCTATGAGGACTGCAGCAGCTGCTTCCAGGCCATGGGCAAGACCTCGTTTTTTCTGG gtgAGGCAGGGAATGCTGCAAGGATGATGCTAATCCTCAACATGGTTCAAGGCAGCTTCATGGCCACTATTGCAGAGGGGCTAACATTGGCACAGGCCACGGGCCAATCACAGCAGACCTTCCTGGACATCCTGTGCCAGGGTCAGATGGCTAGCACCTTTGTGGACCAGAAATGCCAGA ATATTTTACAGGGCAACTTTAAACCAGACTACTATTTGAAACACATTCAGAAGGACCTAAGGCTAGCCATCTCCATGGGCGACATGGCCAACCATCCAACCCCGATGGCTGCAGCTGCCAACGAG gTTTACAAGCGGGCCAAGGCACTGGACCAGTCGGACAATGACATTTCAGCAGTTTACAGAGCCTACATCCACTAG
- the glyr1 gene encoding cytokine-like nuclear factor N-PAC isoform X1: MATVHLRIGDLVWGKLGRYPPWPGKIVSPPKDLKKPRGKKCHFVKFFGTEDHAWIKVEQLKPYHAHKEEMIKINKGKRFQQAVDAVEDFLKKAKGKEQNSDGKGDSKGKKTPNKPLKILDEDDEDLSALKDPSEKDLADSDPEPSTIERLGAGPGSGFKWESSPVKDDPHFHHFLLSQSEKPASSMEPISKRLKIIEEVTGSTSIQAADSTAINGSITPTDKRIGFLGLGLMGSGIVSNLLKMGHIVTVWNRTAEKCDLFIQEGARLGRTPAEVASMCDITFSCVSDPKAARDLVLGPSGVLQGIRPGKCYVEMSTVDPETITELSQVITSRGGRFLEAPVAGSQQLSNDGMLVILAAGDRTVYEDCSSCFQAMGKTSFFLGEAGNAARMMLILNMVQGSFMATIAEGLTLAQATGQSQQTFLDILCQGQMASTFVDQKCQNILQGNFKPDYYLKHIQKDLRLAISMGDMANHPTPMAAAANEVYKRAKALDQSDNDISAVYRAYIH; this comes from the exons ATGGCGACGGTGCATCTGAGGATCGGGGATCTAGTGTG GGGGAAGCTCGGTCGTTACCCACCATGGCCAGGAAAG ATAGTGAGCCCCCCCAAGGACCTGAAAAAGCCCAGGGGCAAGAAATGCCACTTTGTGAAGTTCTTTGGAACAGAGGACCA TGCCTGGATCAAAGTAGAACAGCTGAAGCCGTACCATGCCCACAAAGAAGAGATGATCAAGATAAATAAAGGAAAGCGCTTCCAGCAAGCTGTTGATGCAGTGGAGGACTTCTTAAAGAAAGCAAAGGGGAAAGAACAG aACTCAGATGGCAAAGGAGACTCAAAAGGAAAGAAGACGCCCAACAAGCCACTAAAGATTCTggatgaggatgatgaggaCCTCAGTGCCCTAAAGGACCCCTCTGAGAAG GACTTAGCTGACTCTGACCCCGAGCCATCCACTATTGAGAGGCTGGGGGCTGGACCGGGCTCGGGATTCAAATGGGAAAGCAGC CCTGTGAAGGATGATCCACATTTTCACCACTTTCTGCTCAGCCAGTCTGAAAAG CCAGCTTCGTCAATGGAGCCCATTAGCAAACGCCTGAAGATCATTGAAGAG GTCACAGGGTCAACATCTATCCAAGCAGCAGACAGCACAGCGATCAACGGCAGCATCACACCCACAGATAAACG AATAGGCTTCCTGGGTCTGGGGCTGATGGGTAGCGGCATTGTTTCCAACCTGTTGAAAATGGGTCATATCGTGACAGTGTGGAACCGCACTGCAGAAAAG TGTGACCTGTTCATCCAGGAGGGGGCACGGTTAGGCCGCACTCCTGCAGAAGTGGCCTCCATGTGTGACATCACCTTCTCCTGTGTGTCTGACCCTAAGGCTGCCAGAGAC TTGGTGTTGGGACCCAGTGGAGTGCTACAAGGAATCAGACCGGGCAAATGCTACGTAGAGATGTCTACAGTCGATCCAGAGACCATCACAGAGCTCTCGCAG GTGATCACGTCACGGGGCGGCCGCTTCCTGGAAGCTCCGGTGGCAGGAAGCCAGCAGCTGTCCAACGACGGGATGCTGGTCATCCTGGCAGCTGGCGACAGGACGGTCTATGAGGACTGCAGCAGCTGCTTCCAGGCCATGGGCAAGACCTCGTTTTTTCTGG gtgAGGCAGGGAATGCTGCAAGGATGATGCTAATCCTCAACATGGTTCAAGGCAGCTTCATGGCCACTATTGCAGAGGGGCTAACATTGGCACAGGCCACGGGCCAATCACAGCAGACCTTCCTGGACATCCTGTGCCAGGGTCAGATGGCTAGCACCTTTGTGGACCAGAAATGCCAGA ATATTTTACAGGGCAACTTTAAACCAGACTACTATTTGAAACACATTCAGAAGGACCTAAGGCTAGCCATCTCCATGGGCGACATGGCCAACCATCCAACCCCGATGGCTGCAGCTGCCAACGAG gTTTACAAGCGGGCCAAGGCACTGGACCAGTCGGACAATGACATTTCAGCAGTTTACAGAGCCTACATCCACTAG